A stretch of Carnobacteriaceae bacterium zg-C25 DNA encodes these proteins:
- a CDS encoding alkylphosphonate utilization protein — MSLPNCPKCASEYVYEDGALLVCPECAYEWDANESDAESTLIVKDANGALLQDGDTVTVIKDLKVKGAPKDIKQGTRVKNIRLVEGDHNIDCKIDGFGAMKLKSEFVKKN, encoded by the coding sequence ATGAGTTTACCAAATTGTCCGAAATGTGCTAGTGAGTATGTTTATGAAGATGGCGCTTTACTTGTTTGTCCGGAATGTGCGTATGAGTGGGACGCAAACGAGAGTGATGCAGAATCAACTTTAATCGTTAAAGATGCGAATGGTGCTTTATTACAAGACGGGGATACTGTTACAGTCATTAAAGATTTAAAAGTAAAGGGTGCTCCTAAAGACATTAAACAAGGAACACGTGTTAAAAATATTCGTTTAGTTGAAGGTGACCATAACATTGATTGTAAAATTGATGGGTTTGGTGCAATGAAATTAAAATCAGAATTTGTGAAA